The sequence below is a genomic window from Ipomoea triloba cultivar NCNSP0323 chromosome 2, ASM357664v1.
TCTTGGGACAGAGACTGCATCCTTCAAAAGGAGACGACTCGTGTAACTTTCTCCGtatggtaatttttttaaaattaaaatatcatttgtaaattaattcatctaatttttaattaattaccgtagataaactctattttttttttaatttccaaattTAATATTCCGTAACATTTTTGCTTTGCCCTATTTATAAATAGAGGAGGTTAAATCTTAAAATGGAGCCTTCAAAACCTTATCCTTTGTTCTTCACTGTAAAACCCTCCGTCAGGGTTTTTCATTCTATCCAAACAAAAGTCTGTACATTCAAATGGAGCGTCCGAAGTTCGGGAATTCAACGGCGGCGGCAGAGAGCAACGCCGGCGGCGGCCAAGGGAATGATAAGAAGAAGAGGATTAAAAAAATGCCGGGGCCGAAGGAGATGATATCTCACTACGAGTCCCAGGGTATGGGCACCGAAGAGGCTTCCCTAAAGGTGATTGAGGATCTCCAGAAGGTTCTGTTCAGGATGGCCGTAACTTCCAGAGAAAATGGAGGCGCCACCGGTTCCGCTGCCGGCACTACTTCGAGAAAGCTGGAGTCGATAAACTCGAGGTTGATCAGCCTGGACATGAAAATGGACTCCAAGCCTAGCTATCCTCAAACCCTAGCTATTGGGGTCGCTTCTGGCGCACTTGTTCAGCTCTTCCCCCATGTCGCCGGTGCTGCTGTTAACGTTTGGAATGCCGTTCGCTCTGCTACTAAATCTAATCCTTGAGTTTCAGTTTTTGGTTTAAATTGTGATGATGAGCAATTATTTGTCTCTATATTAGTTTTGATTTGTTCTGAGTATGCATTCACTTCTAATCTTTCTTTCTTCGGTAGTTTGGAGTGAAAATTCCCCTAGTGAGCTGAAGTTCTTTGATCATAAAAGgaaaagataattaaaatttattctagatcctctctctctctgctttTAGAAGTTAACTTTGGCTGTGGGTTTTGCTGCCTAGAGATGCATATGATTTTATGATTGCATCTCATTGCAAACAGTACTCGAGCATATGATCAACCTGCTTATGTGTTTTAAGAGTATTTGCAGGCTTGCAGCTGGAGCAGTGCTCTGTAATGTAAATCATACCAAATACTCTCCAAGCATTCACTGCTTTTGGATTTCAAAGGTATGTTTTTATGGTGTTGtcttgaaagttgaaattatattaagattGTTAAGCACTTGTTAATTTGGGCTGTTCAACTGCTTCTGACAAATCAATACTGACTGTTTGAACTGAAATCTTATGGTGGTAATGATGGGCACTCCAATAGCTTGATCTGACTAGTTTTAAGAACAAGTAGATTTTTACTTGGCGATATCACAATGATGCcatttagtttattaaattcAGAAAACAAGGAATGCCTATATTCTGTCCCAGAAATGCATAAGGATTATAGATGTGCATGACATGATCTTGGTTTGTGACCATCACAAATCACAATGATGGcatttaaggtgtgtttggttcacctAATGTTAGATTATCTTAATAAATGTTTGCTTGCTGTGAATGTTAAATTGTTAGGTATGTTAGATTTTGTGTTTGGATAAAATTGAGGTATgtaatataaagtataaacctATTTGATTCGTAAGGAGGGGAAAGTTTACACTTTACACATTACCtccataaaatattaaaagattattttatttcttttgtgtgttcgcttttttttgttttgttttttttttagagttcgtgtaaataagaagaatttgacaatatacatactaatttatgtaattgttttgtaaagaatatattttactCTAAGCCCTATAATTATTATACATGAATGTATCACATTCGGTCTTGTCGTCTAATTTTTCAGCCAACTATTATCGAAAGTGCTCTTTCCAAAAGAAGCAAATGTAGTGCTCCTTTTGAAAGGGTACTTTTTGGTAATAGTTGGTTGAGAAATTGAACGGCAGGCTCCTTCTGGAAGAAGCAAATGCAATGGTAGAAACTTGCAACCAACTACTTTAAATAAATTTGGATTCAAAAGTGTTTTGCAAAATAGGGGTTGGATCAAGTATGAACTTACGCCCAGGTAGAACTTAAAACTTAAATTGCACCATTCAAAGTTACAAAATACACATTTTATGATATTTACGAGTGTAAcctaaaaataatgtttaaaaattagaattctAAAAGTGCACAATACAAACAATAAATTTGCGAACTACATACTTATCAATGCAACTGAATAGCAAATTTTAGAAATcataaaaatgcataacaaaaattctaaatatgcaaaatataatcagtaataataaaaaaatgcaaCACAAATGTGTACACTATAATCTGCACGTATGATCCTGTTTTGCATATTGAGCATATACCATAAATAAAGGCAGCCAAATTAACTATAGGAAGAACGGTAATCTTGGAAAACACGTTCCTTTTTTCaaagataaatatatactttgggTCACGTTCAGATGTTATATGCACCAAAAAACTAATATATACATTACATACCAGAATGTGTATCCAATCAATTGCAGCACCAATAATTACCTCAGAAAGGCTTTCAGTGAATCAGGAGAACTGGTGAACAAGAACGAAACTTGGCTCAAAAATTTTCTTGCTGTGTGCGTTCAGTGTACTACTGTACATTGGCAATGTTTAACAAGGATAGTACCATTCTTCTTCGAGGCTGCAACTGTGTCCAAAGTTGTATTGTACTTCAGAAAGCTCCATTGTCGTTTTTCATATTTGTCTTAGTTTCAGTTTCCCAGGCCGTGGTGCTCCAACCAGTATTTAAAGCCCCACAATGCAATACCCAAAAAGGCTCAAGCACTGATCAAACTCACATTGCATTTTCATCACCAACACTTTTACATGGTGTACACAAACGGATTTGACAGAATTTCCTATTAGGTCTAACACTAGCACTACTTAAATACTTAAACCCATCAAGGGAGGTTGGAGGGGTTACTTCATTCCTCTCCCTTCCATTCATATCCCCTCTTCTGAATTTTCCAACTATAATATCAATTTGGGTTTTTGTAAttctaaaaatctaaaaattggGGGCGGGAGCACACGTTTTTCCCAGATGATTATAGATATTCAGCCAGGGAAttcatattttaagaaattaccTTGTGTGCCAAGGAGAAAAACAAGGTTTTGTCTCAAGGTGACTCCATTGCATCATGCTTTCTTCGCTTCATTGGTGATCAAAAAAGGCTCTTCTTGACTGGTTATGACCATTTCTGAACCTCTTAGCCTTCAATCTCTGGTAGCATGTATGGAATTCTAACCAGAATGCTACTGTTTTCACCATCCACACCATGCTTTCCAAGTGGCAAGAGTGCATGAATCACAGCGAGCCTTGGAGCAGCACCACTATAATAGGAACCTTGATCTCTACTGAAGGCCTACACTGAAAGTTCAAAGCAAACTTCCATATTAGAATATAGTTGgatatttaaggaaaaaaaaaaaaaaagcatgatGCATTTGAAGGTCTAGATATTAGTCGCGTTTAAGATACAAGAAGATAATGAAGCCTGAAGCAGATAATAGTCATGCAAGTCTTTAATACCTTATGCACTTGGAAATTGAAGCACAAATCTCTCAGAATAAAAAAGtaacaaacaaaaacatcaGAAGCAGATagataatttagaacattaCAAGCACTACAGGTCAACAGACAATAGCTAATCAAAAACCTACTGGGTTTGTTTAGAATGGAGTAAGCCCAAATTAACATAGAACTTCAATGAAAGAACTTGACAAACCTCACCTTTTCTTGTCTTTGATGGTTTAATTCCAGGGCCTTCAGTATTTGCTGCAGAATTTCTTTTTGCAGGCAATGATTTTATTGAAGATTTAGGCTTGTTTGAAGATataagagaagaagaaagaagtgcCTCAACAGCATCccgtttttgttttctttctgaAACTGTGGCTTTCTCAACTTGAGTCCTAACTCCATTGTCATATTTTCCATCTGTCCCCTTTGGGCTTGCATTGTCTGAAGGTTCTTTATATCTTTTGGATGCAATTAATGTTGAATGTTTCAGACCTTTATCCCTCACTTTTTCCATATCCTCCAAAGAACTCCCGAGTTTGTCAGTGCTCTTATCCCTTTGCTTATCAGCTTTCTCCTTGTTAATCTGTTTGTCACAAGTCTTTTTCCCCCAAGTTTCACTAGTCTGCACTTGATTTCCCCCAACCGCAGACTGTGCAGGCTTGCAATTTCTCACATCACTATACCTTGCCCCTTGTTTATCAGCTTTATCATTGTTAACCTGTTTCTTGTGAGGCTTTTTCTCCAATGTTTCACTAGTCTCCCCGTGATTTTCCCCAACTGTAGAGTTTGCAGGCTTGCAATTTCTTACATCACTATTCTCAACTGCTGCCGACACAAGATCCTTCTTGAATGAATCACAATTATCAGTTGCTCTTCTCTTCTTTATCTTGGCATCATGTTTACTATTATATGCTGCAACATTAGTGGGAGGTCCAATATCAGTGTGCCTTCTTTTCCTATCAAACTTACTATTCAAGGTCTTTTTACGTTGATCAGCACCATCATTCATGTCATCAACCATTTCAGTATGGgtttgaattttcaaatgaGTTTCAGGATTTTCTGATGTGCGGTTTTCTTTTGAAGTTGACTTAAATATAGAACTGTATGGCTTTCTAGCTGATATGATCACATTTCTTTCTTTTGCATCCTTCACAAGAGCTGACCAGCTTCGGTTTGTCTGCAATGTCCTAGCATTACCAAAGATCCATAAAGAGAGTTTTGCCCTAGTTAAAGCAACATTCATCCGTCTCACATCAGCAACAAATCCAATTTTGGAAGAATATCCTTGGTCAGTGGAACATGCTCCAGCTGCCCTTACTGTGGAAAATATAAGTATATCTACTTCTCGACCTTGAAAACCATCCACTGTATTAAATTCCATTTCTGCTGTGACAGAAGATCCAAATGCACTGGAAAATCGTGAACGCAAGAGAGAAAGCTGGCACTTATAAGGTGTTATGATACCAATTCTTCCACCAACAAACTCTGATGCATACCTAAGTAAAGATTGAAAAGCAATATTTAATGAAAGGAGCGGAAATACTGTGCAATATAAGATAGAAGGAAGATATACCTCCTCTTGAAAAATTTTAACAGCTCAACTGCAGCATCGACTTCACACTCATTGTAGAGTGACTGAGTGCCAGAATTCTTTCCATGGAGCTCCTTGCCATCAACAACATCAAAGAAAACATAGGGTCCAAGACCATTTGTTTCATGAAACGGTGCAGATTTGGTAGACATCAAATTGCCATTTAGCAACTTTCCATTATAGAAGTGCAAAGAAGGAAAGCGGCTTATCTCAGGATGCATTCTATACTGcaaatcacccaaaaaaaactaTTGAACCACCAAAATGTATGAAATccaaatataacaaaaacaaaaaaatgttacattcttCAGATGATTAACTTTTTCTATTCCAATGATTTTAATGTCACCTATAAAAATGTTCTTGATTGAGCCCATGATTATTAAAGGACAGTAcaattattagaacaaaaaaatTCAGGAAAATACAGTTTTTTTGAtaattacttatttttattaattaaaaagattatCTAAAACACACCGACACACTAACACAGTTTTCCATGATGAGGCCAGCAAGGTGTCAAGTGTAAAATGCTTAAGTGAATGGCAGAGCAATTAATACCTGCTCAGTGAGCATGACCACAGGATGTCCAGCCCTCTGCAAGCGCTCAAACATGCTACACTGGAAAAAATATTTGGTGGCAATATTTGAAAGAACTGTTGCAGGAAGCTGCTTAGGATCTCCGACCTTCAAGCCCAGAAACTATCATTCAGTAAAGATTCTTACCCTTTATATAATTGTGAAAAGATAATTGCAATCAACATACCATCACACATCTGGTCCCATTTGATTTTAAGAGCTGAAGTGGAATCAGAGCAGCAGGTTCCAGTGCCTGTAGTACACAGGAGAATTATGAAGTGGCTAGATATGGTTAAGGAACAGACAAATGACTGAACATAATCTGTGTGTCTGTGCGGTGGTGGGGGGGGATTTTATACCTGGGCAGCTTCATCCACAACAACTGCATCAAACAAAACACTCTCTGATGAACTGCTAAACCTTTGACCAGACACAGATTCCGAGCACACCCCATATAAATCCCCACCACATCCACTCAGAGTGGTGACTACAATTTCAGCTTCTTTTAAGATAGCTTTCCGCAATTTATGTCGAAGGGCTTTAGTTTCTTCATTAGCTTTCCTCTCTCGTGCCTGAATTGCGGCAAGATCTGTAtacatttctttcttttttccatATAATACTCTCAGCCTTGCTTCAAGTTCTGCACCAGATAATTCCTTCATACCATCAGCATTACAAGCCTCACCTTCAAACAGAGATTTTGAATCAGAATTTCCTTCTCTTAAGTTAGCACGCTTGGCTTCATATGATCTGATAGTATCAGCTAACTTCTCTAGATTAGAACGCAGAACGGTCACTCTGTCTTTACTCATATCATTCTTCGCATCATTCACATTCATTTTCTCTTCAGCCATACGGTTATCAACAAGAGTGTCAATGAAGAATGGTAGGGAATTTGAATGAACGGTCTTAGCATTACCAACCCTAACCAGATATGGTTTATATATAGTTCCATCTCTATTATAAAGGCCTTCCCTGGTTATTCTTGAAACTAACTCATCAACTGCAGCATTAGATTGTGCACAGATGAGGATCCGTCCTCTACTGCAGCTTCCCATGTTATCTTTGTCCTTATCTACATCCTCTTTCAGTTGTCTAGCGAAGGCAGCATCCTGCCATGCCCTTGCAATTGCAGCAGCATTACTAATATGTGGTCTTGAAGTGCTGCTAGACAGACTAGTGGGCTTTGGAGCAGCACTCAGTGTTCTGGTGTCTTTCATCTTACAAAACGAGAGCAAGCCACTAACAATGGCCAGAATAGTTTTGGTCTTTCCAGTACCTTAGCGTAAACAAGGTTAAAAGATCATAtcaagagtaagtatttatgtTGCAGAAgttcataaaacaaaataaaattagatgAGCAAGAAACTAGAAAGTGTAAGTAGATAAGAACAACATACCTGGAGGGCCCTGTATCAGAGACAATTCAAAATCCTTTTTCAAATCAAAAGGCCCAATAGCAGAACTGATGGCTTCCTGCTGGCTCTCATTGTATTCCATTTTAAAGACTTGATGTAATGGTCGTGACAGTTTACTAAGATTATTACTGCAAATTGCACTATGGCCATGATTGGTGGGGTTCAAGATTACAGGTAACAAAGGGATTTCCTTTATTGATGACAATGCCTGAAATTCCCTTAGTTGAGGTGTAATACTCATCAAGCGACTAATGCACCATTTGCTGCGTGCAACTAGAAGCTTTCTAGCCTTGTTGAGATGAGAAGCTTTGTTTTGAAGATACAGCCTGACAACAATGATACTTGAtctttttttattatctttttcaCACCTCTCCACCTACAAAAAGATATGCATGCTTCAGCAAAAACAATAGCCAAAGGTGTGCATCAGGTGTTTTGGGCCTAGTTCATAAAACCCAAAGCCACAAAGTACATACTCAAATGATAGCAGAAAAGGATGAAAATACCTTGCCAACGATATGAACATCAGGAGCAGAATTTTGCAGTGGTTGCCTTGTAAGCAAAATAAGATCATTTTCTAAGCAGCTTTTAGATCCAGTATTATCAAAATCATCACGGACACAACGAATGATATGAAAATCATCAATTCTCTCAACAGACATTATAGACAAGCTGCCACAAGACATCTCTTCAACTGAAGTAGCCTCTTGAAATGAACTAAGCAATTGTGCTTTAAATTCCTCCACCAACAATGGCCGGAAAATTTCAATATATTCTTCAGCTGATTCAAAGCAAACAGGAACctgctttaatttgttaaacTTTTGATCGTCCTCTTCACTCGTCACTGATAACCCCACTGTTGCAAAAAAATCCAACTCTAAAATTGCCCTAAACCAGTCATCAAGCCTTGCAGATTTAAACCTTTTCACTCTGCCATCCACCCTAAATAGGCTAGATCTGTTTTTCACAGGCAAATCAAGTTGAATGACTTGTCGTTTAGGACCAGAAATGCTTGGCTTTATAGTTAATGTCTGTCGGCGCCTACCTAATTTGGAAAAACCAAACTCCAAATCAATTTCACTATCT
It includes:
- the LOC116010519 gene encoding uncharacterized protein LOC116010519, which translates into the protein MERPKFGNSTAAAESNAGGGQGNDKKKRIKKMPGPKEMISHYESQGMGTEEASLKVIEDLQKVLFRMAVTSRENGGATGSAAGTTSRKLESINSRLISLDMKMDSKPSYPQTLAIGVASGALVQLFPHVAGAAVNVWNAVRSATKSNP
- the LOC116006112 gene encoding uncharacterized protein LOC116006112; translation: MPKKDAARRELLDRWRGIEEEDDDADGDFGAHKRRRLHQLKEEWFSDAFKFLIHLPKLDHIWCCSWDLMGPLLETFYNYYKDEHRDSPLKLLWNRVSEELRHCTQCICQYHQAQEMYNTEYESSSIGPLLDVLRTLDEERISQHLKEINARIAHGDSVLGNDNGEIVSVMFEVLMFPILLDDDSLANEFQIFIEAVDDSHELTLGGHQQYPGVYALLFLKNRRARSIGFRLAGQMNRLRQSIDLDPLQPLLKRYISFLETEISSPPQTSRPRVHLERLTVWLGIKALLGFLEPPAFEEGILDRYPIFLSLVLNHISDDSPEFSYAVNCLRLLFEMLGYKLWLRTTLSPSVMRNTLLGQSFHTRNEKSHKEIFDLFLPFLQSLEALQDGEHEKQRRHFLYFLLHQVTASSNFSILMRKKACQIAFLIVHRGYKMNPPNPPYECAHMWGPSLVSSLKDLSLHSSLRQPAFDLIQTIIVSDASAMVASILNSQLHASNERGMPTNFDEDDDEGNLLDHDIEEKDATCWSEFCVQSKMTSSLYGSWMCIPMLWFEVLVEIDPLVLPVSIAKAVFWALSRLAMVEPENSSERSLSLENWLKTCTSEISHAFGWKVPSGSNDGGDGMVSKNSVNVSTVCKPLVKTFKRFSVDYISRMERGELRKQWTWEPMMGNSLILLLVDPNDNARHVARCILEQVSDTRGLTCGLQFLCSSPSSLAAIFVGLRHALKLVQLDSVLSDFQSLHHLFFVFSKLLREGNSSAKPVVGSSSEMSNISNFSSQGGFLKQPVFDEQPGKVIGQSSVSYALSEKFSCLLSEIAWLAIGKCLSEGKANMDHKASQMTCIRILEILPVILEKLHGNLAMVFNSAIGLKWLCDLIDWGKSSLQVVVRYWKQTFISLLGLLKGFCSGISALAIVDIEKLISCDKTPIEELTEQVARLSVSLMNKGSFDVKKTNVSREHSSFKKLLPSGDCSAANAQASSVDVKKLHVSDTDVLAGKVGGDLIVLSDDENEPETPIEHSSFKKLLPSGDSSASDAQATSVAVKKLLVSDSDVLVGKEGANSIVLSDDNNEPKTSISKDVNSYFGSSQTLFDDKVVSANADGQVVYPGPVKATNSRIDKAMKPVVASKPGPESDMVEGGTAAFIKSKVIHEKRKGVDTKLLREHTKDLMTQPSSTWKDSSDESMIFKTKEQKDNKEAIETGVTVLQELVQDSEIDLEFGFSKLGRRRQTLTIKPSISGPKRQVIQLDLPVKNRSSLFRVDGRVKRFKSARLDDWFRAILELDFFATVGLSVTSEEDDQKFNKLKQVPVCFESAEEYIEIFRPLLVEEFKAQLLSSFQEATSVEEMSCGSLSIMSVERIDDFHIIRCVRDDFDNTGSKSCLENDLILLTRQPLQNSAPDVHIVGKVERCEKDNKKRSSIIVVRLYLQNKASHLNKARKLLVARSKWCISRLMSITPQLREFQALSSIKEIPLLPVILNPTNHGHSAICSNNLSKLSRPLHQVFKMEYNESQQEAISSAIGPFDLKKDFELSLIQGPPGTGKTKTILAIVSGLLSFCKMKDTRTLSAAPKPTSLSSSTSRPHISNAAAIARAWQDAAFARQLKEDVDKDKDNMGSCSRGRILICAQSNAAVDELVSRITREGLYNRDGTIYKPYLVRVGNAKTVHSNSLPFFIDTLVDNRMAEEKMNVNDAKNDMSKDRVTVLRSNLEKLADTIRSYEAKRANLREGNSDSKSLFEGEACNADGMKELSGAELEARLRVLYGKKKEMYTDLAAIQARERKANEETKALRHKLRKAILKEAEIVVTTLSGCGGDLYGVCSESVSGQRFSSSSESVLFDAVVVDEAAQALEPAALIPLQLLKSNGTRCVMVGDPKQLPATVLSNIATKYFFQCSMFERLQRAGHPVVMLTEQYRMHPEISRFPSLHFYNGKLLNGNLMSTKSAPFHETNGLGPYVFFDVVDGKELHGKNSGTQSLYNECEVDAAVELLKFFKRRYASEFVGGRIGIITPYKCQLSLLRSRFSSAFGSSVTAEMEFNTVDGFQGREVDILIFSTVRAAGACSTDQGYSSKIGFVADVRRMNVALTRAKLSLWIFGNARTLQTNRSWSALVKDAKERNVIISARKPYSSIFKSTSKENRTSENPETHLKIQTHTEMVDDMNDGADQRKKTLNSKFDRKRRHTDIGPPTNVAAYNSKHDAKIKKRRATDNCDSFKKDLVSAAVENSDVRNCKPANSTVGENHGETSETLEKKPHKKQVNNDKADKQGARYSDVRNCKPAQSAVGGNQVQTSETWGKKTCDKQINKEKADKQRDKSTDKLGSSLEDMEKVRDKGLKHSTLIASKRYKEPSDNASPKGTDGKYDNGVRTQVEKATVSERKQKRDAVEALLSSSLISSNKPKSSIKSLPAKRNSAANTEGPGIKPSKTRKV